In the genome of Triticum urartu cultivar G1812 chromosome 5, Tu2.1, whole genome shotgun sequence, one region contains:
- the LOC125506028 gene encoding transcription factor RSL2-like produces the protein MQGEKSVTSKTKMAQQKRRSSSYCSDNESNCSQGDGGEEANVAGGGTVKVRAGRGSAADPQSLYAKRRREKINDRLRVLQKLVPNGTKVDLSTMLEEAVLYVKFLQLQIKVLSSDEMWMYAPLAYSGMSFGIDLRITPQ, from the exons ATGCAGGGGGAGAAGTCTGTCACATCCAAGACCAAGATGGCGCAGCAGAAGCGGCGATCCAGCAGCTACTGCTCGGACAACGAGTCCAATTGCTCCCAGGGggacggcggcgaggaggccAACGTCGCCGGCGGCGGCACCGTGAAAGTGCGGGCCGGCCGCGGGTCTGCGGCCGATCCCCAGAGCCTCTATGCGAAG AGAAGAAGGGAGAAGATTAACGACAGACTCCGAGTCCTGCAGAAGCTGGTGCCCAACGGAACCAAA GTGGATCTCAGCACTATGCTGGAGGAGGCAGTCCTCTACGTCAAGTTCTTGCAGCTACAGATCAAG GTGCTCAGCTCTGACGAGATGTGGATGTACGCGCCGCTCGCTTACAGCGGCATGAGCTTCGGAATCGATCTGAGGATCACCCCTCAGTGA